In Chaetodon auriga isolate fChaAug3 chromosome 7, fChaAug3.hap1, whole genome shotgun sequence, a genomic segment contains:
- the LOC143323763 gene encoding galectin-4-like → MSFLAPPGYQPIYGPTVPYLGPIYGGLREGASIYIQGSIPEDITRFHVNLLCEESESSDIALHFNPRFDGWDKVVFNTFQNDCWESEERIEEMPFCRGEAFEIVIVVTLQGYQIRVNGNDFYIFQHRIPLERVCAMHIGGDVFIQTINVIGGGFPGVGMGGGFPGDMGGFMGGGMGVSIFLPGGFPGGNMGGGYPGGMGGGMGGGFPGSALPGMGGLPDYNPPVPYSNMIPGGFFPKRTIIIRGMLPFGADRLSINFVVSSSRDIAFHISLRLREGIVVRNSMLGGSWGSEDRELGFNPFMEGQFFDMSIRCGNHRFKVYVNGQHLFNFSHRWRSFSEIDILEIDGDVQISYIHF, encoded by the exons ATGTCATTCCTCGCTCCTCCAGGCTACCAGCCAATCTACGGGCCT ACAGTTCCTTATCTGGGGCCCATTTACGGAGGCCTGAGGGAGGGGGCCTCCATCTACATTCAGGGGTCTATTCCTGAAGACATCACCAG GTTCCATGTCAACCTGCTCTGTGAAGAGTCTGAGTCCAGTGACATCGCCCTCCACTTCAACCCTCGATTTGACGGATGGGACAAGGTGGTCTTCAACACTTTCCAGAATGACTGCtgggagtcagaggagaggattGAGGAAATGCCCTTCTGCAGAGGGGAGGCCTTTGAAATAGTCATCGTGGTCACTTTACAAGGCTACCAG ATCAGAGTCAACGGGAATGACTTCTACATCTTCCAGCATCGTATCCCTCTGGAGAGAGTCTGTGCGATGCATATCGGAGGAGACGTTTTCATCCAGACCATTAACGTCATTGGG GGAGGATTTCCAGGAGTTGGCATGGGG GGAGGATTCCCAGGTGACATGGGAGGATTTATGGGAGGAGGAATGGGAGTAAGTATATTTTTGCCA GGAGGATTTCCAGGAGGCAACATGGGG GGTGGGTATCCAGGAGGCATGGGAGGTGGGATGGGG GGAGGATTCCCGGGATCAGCCCTGCCG GGCATGGGCGGACTGCCAGACTACAACCCT cctgtgCCCTACTCCAACATGATCCCAGGAGGATTTTTCCCAAAGAGGACCATCATCATTAGAGGAATGTTGCCCTTTggagcagacaggt TAAGCATCAACTTTGTGGTGAGCAGCTCTCGGGACATCGCCTTCCACATCAGTCTCAGGCTGAGGGAGGGGATCGTGGTGAGAAACAGCATGCTTGGAGGAAGCTGGGGCTCCGAGGACAGAGAGCTCGGCTTCAACCCCTTCATGGAGGGCCAGTTCTTTGAT ATGTCAATTCGCTGTGGGAACCACAGATTTAAAGTGTACGTGAATGGGCAGCACTTGTTCAACTTCTCCCACCGCTGGCGCAGCTTCAGTGAGATTGACATACTGGAGATAGACGGCGATGTGCAGATCTCCTACATCCACTTCTGA